A region from the Spirochaetota bacterium genome encodes:
- a CDS encoding helix-turn-helix domain-containing protein — protein sequence MASLTKRLVPLLRSFTVLSRHPVIYKPGDVQYDASVPQEYYTHTCAFCSQVKKIGQSRRCIADDIDAVIVRAQKTRVPFIKTCHANVAELVVPVFGANGYDGAFFFGPFRMKGALPRYPRTAAAFRSLSPVDARVFAAARTALTLLGVYTARERDMIDLRERTRGITNPKIVKAMQAIESTIAGAVRVEAVAKSTGVSPSRFVHLFKEKTGMTFTDYVIARKMERAKRLLEASSLSVTDIAFECGYANQSYFSSAFRKATGTTPKAYQKQNAKRLTP from the coding sequence ATGGCTTCGCTCACCAAACGCCTGGTACCGCTTCTTCGCTCATTCACGGTGCTTTCGCGTCATCCGGTCATCTACAAACCCGGCGATGTGCAGTACGATGCGAGCGTCCCCCAGGAATACTACACGCACACCTGCGCGTTCTGCTCACAGGTGAAAAAGATCGGGCAGTCGCGGCGCTGCATCGCGGATGATATCGATGCGGTCATCGTGCGTGCGCAGAAGACGAGGGTGCCGTTCATCAAGACCTGTCATGCGAACGTCGCTGAACTCGTTGTTCCCGTCTTCGGCGCGAACGGATACGACGGTGCGTTCTTCTTCGGTCCCTTCCGCATGAAGGGTGCGCTCCCCCGTTATCCGAGGACGGCCGCGGCATTCCGCTCGCTTTCCCCCGTCGATGCGCGCGTATTCGCCGCCGCCCGTACGGCGCTCACGCTCCTCGGCGTGTACACCGCCCGCGAACGCGATATGATCGATCTGCGCGAACGCACACGCGGCATTACCAACCCGAAGATAGTCAAAGCGATGCAGGCTATCGAATCGACCATAGCCGGGGCGGTGCGTGTCGAGGCTGTCGCAAAGAGCACCGGGGTGAGCCCGAGCCGTTTCGTGCATCTGTTCAAAGAGAAGACCGGTATGACGTTCACCGACTATGTCATAGCACGGAAGATGGAGCGTGCAAAGCGGCTCCTCGAAGCGTCATCGCTTTCCGTTACCGACATTGCCTTCGAATGCGGCTATGCGAATCAGAGCTATTTTTCCTCGGCGTTCCGCAAGGCGACCGGCACAACGCCCAAGGCATATCAGAAGCAGAACGCAAAGCGGCTTACGCCGTAA
- a CDS encoding FAD-dependent oxidoreductase, giving the protein MDRTIQETARTTPVGGDFDVIVAGGGPAGFAAAVSAAREGAKTLLLEQTGAVGGIATSGLMSHWAGSADSSILKEIYDRSTQPGPEEKFPHRGTINPERLKFIMLEMLFEAKVDVLLYTFVSDVVKEGDAVRGVIVENKSGRNAYTAKTVIDATGDGDVAARAGAAFQKGREGDGKMQPVTIMFKIGSVDYARAVFPGGFEDNREIPKGNVQDLSRAALPFPAGHTLLYQSSLPGIVTVNMTNYIGIDGTNAADLTKAEYECRKQMDPIVRFLRENVPGYEHCFIVSTASLIGVRETRHVLGEYTLTEDDILAARVFDDWVVLRAKFNFDIHNIDGPGLDKHGAQKHFPNISGYSIPYRSLVPKTIDGLLLAGRCISGTHKAHSNYRVMPICAAMGEAAGIAGALAAKKGIAVRNVDVSQIQTILNARGIHL; this is encoded by the coding sequence ATGGATAGAACGATACAGGAAACCGCACGCACAACACCCGTCGGCGGCGACTTTGATGTGATCGTGGCCGGCGGAGGTCCTGCCGGATTTGCCGCTGCGGTAAGCGCCGCACGCGAAGGGGCGAAGACACTCCTCCTTGAACAGACCGGGGCTGTCGGCGGCATAGCCACGTCAGGCCTCATGAGCCACTGGGCGGGCAGTGCGGATTCCTCCATACTGAAAGAGATTTATGACCGTTCGACACAGCCCGGCCCCGAGGAGAAATTCCCCCATCGCGGCACGATAAATCCTGAGCGGTTAAAATTCATCATGCTGGAAATGCTTTTCGAAGCGAAGGTCGATGTTCTCCTTTATACGTTCGTTTCGGACGTCGTAAAGGAGGGGGATGCGGTACGCGGCGTCATCGTCGAGAATAAATCGGGGCGAAATGCATATACCGCGAAGACCGTCATCGATGCAACCGGAGACGGCGATGTTGCCGCACGCGCAGGAGCCGCATTCCAGAAGGGACGCGAGGGCGACGGCAAGATGCAGCCGGTGACCATCATGTTCAAGATAGGCAGTGTTGACTATGCACGCGCAGTGTTCCCCGGCGGCTTCGAGGACAATCGCGAAATACCGAAGGGCAACGTGCAGGATCTCTCTCGCGCCGCACTCCCCTTCCCTGCAGGACATACGCTGCTCTATCAATCGTCGCTTCCCGGCATCGTTACCGTCAATATGACGAATTACATCGGCATAGACGGGACGAATGCGGCGGACCTGACGAAGGCGGAATACGAATGCCGCAAGCAGATGGACCCGATAGTGAGATTTCTCCGCGAGAATGTCCCGGGCTATGAACACTGCTTCATTGTGTCGACAGCGTCGCTCATCGGCGTACGCGAGACGAGGCATGTGCTCGGTGAATACACGCTGACGGAGGATGACATTCTCGCAGCGCGCGTCTTCGATGACTGGGTGGTGCTCCGCGCAAAGTTCAATTTCGATATCCATAATATCGACGGCCCCGGACTTGATAAACACGGGGCGCAGAAACATTTCCCGAACATCTCCGGCTATTCGATACCGTATCGCTCCCTCGTGCCGAAAACGATAGACGGGCTTCTTCTCGCGGGGCGCTGCATATCCGGTACGCACAAAGCACATTCGAATTACCGCGTCATGCCGATATGCGCTGCGATGGGAGAAGCGGCCGGTATCGCGGGCGCTCTCGCCGCGAAGAAAGGCATCGCGGTACGGAACGTCGATGTCTCTCAGATACAGACCATTCTCAATGCGCGCGGCATACATCTCTAA